The Fuerstiella sp. genome has a segment encoding these proteins:
- a CDS encoding dienelactone hydrolase family protein, whose protein sequence is MQDIQTRRNIIKLTAAGVLSGGLTAEISHAGTGRNDAAELSPDQLRRQLVQCLGGPWPDPCPLRPQLRETIHKNGYRIESVTYEVEPGDRVAAYLLIPDGVDAENPAPAVAVWHQHAGQYELGKSEPAGFAGNSMHHTGVALAKQGYVTLCPDALCFEERRDPTGRLPGMKYERFEFLRYIVDGRCMAWKNILDMRRAVDFLCERPEVDADHLGCYGHSMGSTHTWLVGPHEPRLKALVSNCCLPTYSAIHDHHLLHCFPNFVPGWFRYGDTPEIASLIAPRALHLNLGENDTGSPIEHAREGIRRISQVYADQDASAQFSSYIETGAGHVLSEAMWQQVRRWFAQHLDG, encoded by the coding sequence ATGCAGGACATTCAGACGCGGCGCAATATCATCAAACTAACGGCAGCTGGTGTGCTGTCAGGCGGGTTAACGGCAGAAATTTCGCATGCCGGCACAGGTCGTAACGATGCTGCAGAATTGTCTCCTGATCAGCTTCGCAGACAGCTGGTGCAGTGCCTGGGTGGACCGTGGCCGGATCCATGTCCGTTGAGACCACAACTTCGTGAAACAATTCATAAAAATGGATATCGAATTGAGTCGGTTACGTATGAGGTTGAGCCAGGTGACCGGGTTGCAGCGTATCTGCTGATTCCGGACGGTGTGGATGCCGAAAATCCGGCTCCCGCTGTGGCGGTCTGGCATCAGCACGCAGGACAATACGAGCTGGGAAAATCCGAACCTGCGGGATTCGCCGGAAATTCCATGCATCACACGGGAGTTGCACTCGCAAAACAAGGATACGTTACGCTGTGCCCGGATGCACTGTGCTTTGAAGAACGTCGGGATCCAACCGGCAGGCTGCCCGGAATGAAGTACGAACGATTTGAGTTTTTGCGATACATCGTTGACGGACGTTGTATGGCGTGGAAGAACATCCTGGATATGCGTCGCGCGGTCGATTTTCTGTGTGAAAGGCCGGAGGTCGATGCCGATCACCTGGGTTGTTACGGCCACTCCATGGGGTCTACTCACACTTGGCTCGTGGGACCTCATGAACCTCGCCTCAAGGCACTGGTTAGCAATTGCTGTCTGCCAACCTATTCGGCTATCCACGACCACCATCTGCTGCATTGTTTTCCCAACTTTGTGCCAGGCTGGTTTCGGTACGGTGACACTCCTGAAATCGCTTCACTCATTGCTCCTCGAGCGTTGCATCTGAATCTGGGTGAGAACGACACGGGGTCTCCGATCGAGCATGCCCGCGAAGGAATCCGGCGAATTTCTCAGGTCTATGCCGATCAGGATGCATCGGCTCAGTTTAGTTCATACATTGAAACCGGTGCCGGTCATGTACTCTCTGAAGCGATGTGGCAGCAGGTTCGCAGATGGTTTGCACAACATCTGGACGGGTAG
- a CDS encoding DEAD/DEAH box helicase has protein sequence MTKAGTPGLAAQNVTCAKVDLSLDIDTIASGFNPALQRLPRLDVQAVPLGMEPAFVPSWKPRKIPVRCIGLTLPEGAEFLPTGDVTETASDGTNLRKIESRRNSTTASSNSRQHKRTRVKPPPGAVSLQDRLFYLLQPPLETWLAGQELIMPFEPFPYQYEGIAWLFARHSALLADEMGLGKTMQTITGIRLLLRAGQIRRILLICPKPLIPNWQREFRMWAEELPVVTIEGNSTRRRMLWTMPGVPILIANYELMTRDLPEIPDEERPKFDLLVLDEAQRIKNRNSRTAQVARNIERRRNWALTGTPIENRPEELVSLFEFLEVVPNQAVPDLRQLSKLANEHILRRTKDLVMTDMPPRIDRDAELQLSDAQESAYRTAEKEGIVQLNDLGDAITVQHVFELVLRLKQITNFDPLTGESTKLERLMADMEEISASGGKAILFSQWTKSLDWLETRLQPFNPLIYHGGVPSKKREPILDQFQHDPDAHLLLMSYGTGAVGLNLQFAAYVFLFDRWWNPAVEDQAINRAHRIGQQNPVIVTRFICANTIEERIDRVLREKRELFDSILGDGDNDDVSLSLNADEIFGLFDLRARSDDGARSIGPTQSNAA, from the coding sequence ATGACTAAAGCAGGCACTCCAGGGTTGGCGGCGCAAAACGTTACATGCGCCAAAGTTGATTTGTCGCTGGATATTGACACCATTGCGTCTGGTTTCAATCCGGCCCTGCAGCGACTACCTCGACTGGACGTTCAGGCAGTCCCACTGGGGATGGAACCGGCTTTCGTGCCCTCGTGGAAACCGCGTAAAATTCCTGTGAGGTGTATAGGCCTGACCCTTCCGGAAGGAGCTGAATTCCTGCCCACGGGAGATGTGACTGAAACTGCCAGTGACGGAACAAACCTGCGCAAAATTGAATCCAGGAGAAATTCTACAACAGCATCATCCAACAGCCGCCAGCATAAACGTACGCGAGTAAAACCACCGCCGGGAGCTGTTTCGCTGCAGGATCGCCTGTTTTATCTGCTGCAGCCGCCCTTGGAAACATGGCTGGCGGGCCAGGAACTGATCATGCCGTTCGAACCGTTTCCTTATCAGTACGAAGGGATCGCATGGCTGTTTGCACGACATTCTGCTCTGCTGGCAGATGAGATGGGTCTGGGAAAAACAATGCAAACCATTACGGGGATCCGCCTGCTGCTGCGAGCCGGTCAGATCCGGAGGATCCTGCTGATTTGCCCGAAACCGCTGATTCCAAACTGGCAGCGTGAGTTCCGTATGTGGGCGGAGGAACTACCCGTCGTCACGATAGAAGGAAATTCCACTCGACGTCGTATGTTGTGGACAATGCCCGGGGTCCCGATTCTCATTGCAAACTACGAACTCATGACACGTGACCTGCCGGAAATACCTGACGAAGAGCGGCCGAAGTTCGACCTGCTCGTATTGGACGAAGCCCAAAGAATCAAAAACCGCAACTCGCGGACGGCTCAGGTTGCCCGAAACATCGAACGCCGTCGAAACTGGGCACTCACAGGGACACCGATTGAGAATCGTCCGGAGGAACTGGTTTCCCTCTTCGAATTTCTGGAAGTCGTTCCAAATCAAGCTGTTCCGGATTTGCGCCAATTGTCAAAACTTGCCAACGAACACATCCTGCGTCGAACCAAAGACCTCGTGATGACGGACATGCCGCCTCGCATCGACCGCGACGCTGAACTTCAGCTCTCAGACGCTCAGGAATCGGCATACCGTACAGCGGAAAAAGAAGGGATCGTGCAGCTAAATGATCTTGGGGACGCCATCACCGTACAGCATGTATTTGAACTTGTGCTTCGTTTGAAACAGATCACCAACTTTGATCCGCTGACTGGCGAAAGTACGAAGCTGGAACGACTGATGGCTGACATGGAAGAAATATCGGCCAGCGGCGGAAAAGCGATCCTGTTTAGTCAGTGGACCAAATCCCTTGACTGGCTGGAAACACGATTACAGCCATTCAATCCGTTGATCTATCACGGTGGTGTTCCGTCGAAAAAACGTGAGCCTATTCTGGACCAGTTCCAGCACGATCCGGATGCTCATCTGCTGTTAATGAGCTACGGTACAGGTGCAGTCGGACTGAATCTGCAATTCGCTGCTTACGTATTCTTATTCGATCGATGGTGGAATCCGGCCGTTGAAGATCAGGCGATCAACCGAGCCCATCGCATTGGCCAGCAGAATCCTGTGATTGTTACTCGATTCATCTGCGCGAACACAATCGAAGAACGCATCGACCGAGTACTGCGGGAAAAACGCGAACTGTTTGATTCGATTCTGGGGGACGGAGACAACGATGACGTGTCGCTGAGTCTGAATGCGGATGAAATCTTTGGTTTGTTCGATCTCAGGGCCCGCAGCGATGATGGCGCCCGTTCCATCGGTCCGACGCAATCTAACGCCGCATGA
- a CDS encoding glycosyltransferase family 2 protein — translation MAGVSVLILTLDEEKNLPACLSALSWCDDIHIVDSFSSDATVSIARSADAQVIQRAFDSFAGQRNYALDRIKFKHDWVLHLDADEICTEELRREVCEQTEETEYDAFRIPSKMMFMEKWLKFSGMYPTYQVRLGRQDGFRFKQVGHGQREDLDPSCIGTLQSPYWHYSFSKGLDEWFDKHNRYSTQEALRVDGAVNLDLAGLFSLSDTTRRRRALKQLSFRLPFRPTLRFLYMYLLRRGILDGVAGYRYCRLLSVYEAMIDAKVAVSHQHTATLPLERNTADYHLTGRKTA, via the coding sequence ATGGCAGGTGTCTCAGTTCTTATTCTTACCTTGGATGAAGAGAAGAATCTGCCCGCATGTTTATCAGCACTTTCCTGGTGCGATGACATCCATATTGTTGATTCATTCAGTTCCGATGCAACTGTCAGCATCGCCCGGTCAGCGGATGCTCAGGTCATACAGCGAGCCTTTGACAGCTTCGCAGGGCAAAGAAACTACGCACTTGACAGGATAAAATTTAAGCATGACTGGGTACTTCATCTGGATGCGGATGAAATCTGTACAGAGGAGCTTCGACGTGAGGTCTGTGAGCAGACAGAGGAAACCGAATATGATGCTTTTCGTATCCCATCCAAAATGATGTTCATGGAAAAGTGGCTTAAGTTCTCTGGCATGTATCCCACGTATCAGGTGCGACTGGGGCGACAGGACGGTTTTCGATTCAAACAGGTTGGCCACGGGCAACGGGAGGATCTCGATCCATCGTGTATCGGAACACTGCAAAGCCCATACTGGCATTATTCATTTTCAAAGGGACTCGACGAGTGGTTTGATAAACATAATCGGTACTCGACACAGGAAGCTCTGAGGGTGGACGGCGCCGTCAATTTGGATCTGGCAGGACTGTTCTCTCTTTCAGACACAACACGAAGAAGGCGTGCATTGAAGCAACTGTCCTTTCGGCTGCCCTTTCGTCCGACGCTCCGATTTCTGTACATGTACCTGCTTCGCAGAGGAATTCTTGATGGAGTTGCCGGATACCGTTACTGCCGTCTTCTGTCGGTATACGAAGCGATGATTGATGCAAAAGTTGCCGTATCTCATCAACACACGGCAACGTTGCCATTGGAACGAAATACGGCAGACTATCACTTAACAGGCAGAAAAACGGCGTAG